A stretch of Candidatus Lernaella stagnicola DNA encodes these proteins:
- a CDS encoding 2-oxo acid dehydrogenase subunit E2, with the protein MNLIHILSPSPDPYLSAAIELDAAPLKRLVEDVRRESGRRVSLTHVANKLLAAAIAENPAFNQVVLDDRIYEMETVDITNPLLLPGDNHVLTAIIIDEPHRRSLPDIFDEFERLKNEAVEHYGATNFPPTDRRVKFLIRSRLYKLIPERVRFRVMYQRGLSTNVVLTNAAYRGEAKFLITKNATHIMRAITRVFLHGTVTRPVKIEGQWHEREVLPLAVTFDHRLIDGYHLNKFALSLERLVADAGNLKSSNPPPPAMGRTASRLS; encoded by the coding sequence CAAGCGCCTCGTCGAAGATGTTCGCCGCGAAAGCGGCCGTCGCGTGTCCCTGACTCACGTGGCCAACAAGTTGCTGGCCGCCGCCATCGCCGAGAATCCGGCGTTCAATCAAGTCGTGCTCGATGACCGCATTTACGAAATGGAAACCGTCGACATCACCAATCCTCTATTGTTGCCGGGCGACAACCACGTGCTCACAGCGATCATCATCGACGAACCCCACCGCCGCTCGCTGCCCGACATCTTCGACGAATTCGAACGCCTCAAAAACGAGGCGGTGGAACATTACGGCGCGACGAACTTTCCGCCCACCGATCGGCGCGTCAAGTTTCTGATTCGGTCGCGGCTCTACAAACTGATTCCCGAGCGCGTGCGTTTTCGCGTCATGTACCAACGCGGCTTGAGCACCAACGTTGTGTTGACCAACGCCGCGTATCGTGGCGAGGCGAAATTTCTGATCACGAAAAACGCCACCCACATTATGCGCGCCATCACCCGCGTGTTCCTCCACGGCACGGTGACACGGCCGGTGAAAATCGAGGGCCAATGGCACGAACGCGAGGTGCTGCCCCTGGCGGTCACCTTCGACCACCGCCTCATCGACGGCTACCACCTCAACAAGTTCGCCCTTAGCCTGGAGCGCCTCGTCGCCGACGCCGGGAATTTGAAATCCAGTAATCCACCGCCGCCAGCGATGGGGCGAACGGCTTCGCGTCTGTCGTGA